Proteins found in one Candidatus Nitrosopelagicus brevis genomic segment:
- a CDS encoding 5-formyltetrahydrofolate cyclo-ligase: MTSSPEKAALRKHLLEKRDSTSFDLIEIHSQKIISKLMKTKVISEAKSIGCYYSIGSEVQTVELITHLLEEKKIVSLPRISNGMMSFRKIEDLTKLEKGEFDIPEPKDNAQVEEKHDVVLVPCVGLDNEGNRIGYGAGFYDKYLEKKNLIKIGLSYSKQIVKTIPISDGDVKMDWIITEKDVIKTS; the protein is encoded by the coding sequence TTGACATCTAGTCCTGAAAAAGCTGCTTTACGTAAGCATCTTTTAGAAAAAAGAGATTCCACATCATTTGATTTGATTGAAATTCACAGTCAAAAAATCATATCAAAGCTAATGAAAACAAAGGTGATTTCAGAAGCAAAATCTATTGGATGCTATTATTCGATAGGAAGCGAAGTTCAAACGGTTGAATTAATCACTCATCTATTAGAAGAAAAGAAGATTGTTTCATTGCCTAGAATATCAAATGGTATGATGTCATTTAGAAAAATTGAAGATTTAACAAAATTAGAAAAGGGAGAATTTGACATACCAGAACCAAAAGATAATGCACAAGTAGAAGAGAAACACGATGTGGTTTTGGTTCCATGTGTGGGATTAGATAATGAAGGAAATAGAATTGGTTATGGAGCAGGGTTTTACGATAAATATCTTGAAAAGAAAAATTTAATTAAAATTGGACTTTCATATTCAAAACAAATTGTTAAAACAATTCCAATTTCAGATGGAGATGTCAAAATGGATTGGATAATTACAGAAAAAGATGTTATAAAAACATCATAA
- the purD gene encoding phosphoribosylamine--glycine ligase: MVNVLVVGAGGREHALSWKLSTSEKIDQVYAAPGNGGTLQNVELSVTDIEGLAKFAQEKNCFTVVGPEDPLATGIVDAFVEKGLPIFGPTKNAAKLESSKIWAKEFMKRNSIPTADFEIFDDAQKAKDFVKSYEKPVVIKADGLAAGKGVIVCKNKDEANDAIDTILIKKSFGDAGSKIIIEERIDGVEASYIALCDGKIGIPMATSQDHKRVFDNDEGPNTGGMGAYSPTPIIDEKLGTEIQEKIIDKTIHAMRDEGFEFKGFLYAGIMIKDGIPYVLEYNVRMGDPECQPILMRLDSDLYDYLHASYEGKLNELPEISWKNQYSVCVVLASKGYPSSYPTGDEITGFENISSDAFVFHAGTKKQDDKIKSNGGRVLGVTALGSSLQDAINNAYDACNHIHWTNKYHRTDIGKKGLSNL; this comes from the coding sequence TTGGTTAATGTCTTAGTTGTGGGCGCTGGAGGACGCGAACACGCACTGTCATGGAAATTATCAACTTCTGAAAAAATTGATCAAGTATATGCAGCTCCTGGAAATGGTGGCACACTTCAAAATGTTGAATTATCTGTTACTGATATTGAAGGATTAGCAAAATTTGCTCAAGAAAAAAATTGTTTTACTGTAGTTGGTCCTGAAGATCCACTTGCTACAGGCATAGTTGATGCTTTTGTTGAAAAAGGTCTTCCCATTTTTGGACCCACTAAAAATGCAGCAAAATTAGAATCAAGTAAAATTTGGGCAAAAGAATTCATGAAACGAAATTCAATCCCTACTGCAGATTTTGAAATATTCGATGATGCACAAAAAGCCAAAGATTTTGTAAAATCATATGAAAAACCTGTTGTAATAAAGGCCGACGGTCTTGCAGCAGGAAAAGGTGTTATTGTTTGTAAAAATAAAGATGAAGCTAATGACGCTATTGATACAATTTTAATAAAAAAATCATTTGGTGATGCAGGATCTAAAATTATAATTGAAGAAAGAATTGATGGCGTTGAAGCATCATACATTGCGTTATGTGATGGAAAAATAGGAATTCCTATGGCTACGAGTCAAGATCATAAGCGAGTTTTTGATAATGATGAAGGTCCGAACACTGGAGGCATGGGTGCATATTCTCCTACTCCTATAATTGATGAAAAGCTTGGAACTGAAATTCAAGAAAAAATTATTGATAAAACAATTCATGCAATGCGTGATGAAGGATTTGAGTTTAAGGGATTCTTGTATGCTGGAATAATGATTAAAGATGGCATTCCATATGTTCTTGAGTACAATGTACGCATGGGTGACCCTGAATGTCAACCAATACTAATGCGTCTTGATTCTGATTTGTATGATTATCTTCATGCATCGTATGAAGGAAAATTAAACGAGTTACCTGAAATTTCTTGGAAAAATCAATACTCTGTATGTGTTGTTCTTGCATCCAAAGGATATCCCTCATCATATCCTACTGGAGATGAAATTACTGGATTTGAAAATATTTCTTCTGACGCATTTGTTTTTCATGCTGGAACAAAAAAACAAGATGACAAAATAAAATCTAATGGTGGACGTGTTCTTGGAGTTACCGCATTAGGTTCTAGTCTTCAAGATGCAATAAACAATGCATACGATGCATGTAACCACATACATTGGACTAACAAATACCATAGAACCGATATCGGGAAAAAGGGTCTATCTAATTTATGA
- the ileS gene encoding isoleucine--tRNA ligase — protein MELVEKFDIKQIEKNVQNDLKDKDISKLIQEDENKKNEIMFIEGPPTMNGIPHAGHLRGRVFKDLWYRYNVLSGNKVIFNAGWDTQGLPVELQAEKELGMENGKSDISSTEDIEKLVAECKNLVQKYHTKWVEVDKLIGMSFNQDKAYWTYKDEFIEKEWQLMKKAFENGIMTEGFRVVAYCPSCQTSLSHSEVNQGYDMVKDPSLYYKVKLAEEEKFLIVWTTMPFTLVTDAMVGVNPKEEYVEVLVEDETWVVGKTRLEEFMTEVKIEEYEIKRTFLGSEMEGKKYIHPLLDEIPKLAEISKQDNYHVTVAENFVDVNAGSGLVHLSPANGEEDNNIAMKRKVTVFCPIDDEVKFTEDAGKYAGLFVRDADEKLVQSVKDRNALVKIGKIKHKYPLCWRCNHGLVWLARREYFYMLDKLGDKAIKAAEDVEYFFDQPKNRFLEIIKEKHPWCISRERYWGCPIPVWKCNDCENTEQLFSRKEIVESAIELPDGENFELHRPWIDKIKVKCKECSGLMQREEFVLDTWHNSGAAPIASLDEATYKEKIPAPFFTEGIDQTRGWAYTLLIENVIYNNASVSPYKSFLFQGHVLDENGNKMSKSKGNVLEAKELLEKYPVDLVRFYFMWKASPIEPLNFSTKELMSRPYQVISTLYHLHTFYKQNSEYDKFNVEESTIEWAKKENSLTPPDVWLLSKLQRMIERTTETNDSCRFHESAKSIEDFLINSLSQIYIPIIKSELWDEDDSKKNRRFTIYAILAKTLKTINILIHPFAPFTSQYLYKSMFSEKENILLESWPKVDSSLIDEKVETSFDLLKETVSVTSAARMKGKLKRRWPLNQAMICLNKGEKQVLESLSELVKSQMNIQNYEIFEIDNSEGMEQYLELKEKGLPVVPKIELERSAIGPKAKQDMGKLLKMFSETDPELIIKELNANGKYTFQIGENSVVLDKEDFIVDFEVNEKYQFAKRQNLIVIISLERDNEMMSKGLIKDLARRIQTLRKEKGFNPTDILERASILELDEESLNLIKDKTEDIAFLVRVKNVDFTESCKNYKDDDIDGLKIRIAVE, from the coding sequence ATGGAACTCGTAGAAAAATTTGATATCAAACAAATTGAAAAAAATGTTCAAAATGATTTGAAAGATAAAGATATTTCAAAATTAATTCAGGAAGATGAAAACAAAAAAAATGAAATAATGTTTATTGAAGGACCACCTACAATGAACGGAATTCCACATGCAGGACATCTAAGGGGAAGAGTTTTCAAAGATTTATGGTATAGATACAACGTACTATCAGGAAACAAAGTCATTTTTAATGCAGGATGGGATACACAAGGATTACCTGTTGAGTTACAAGCTGAAAAAGAATTAGGTATGGAAAATGGAAAAAGCGATATTAGTTCAACAGAAGATATTGAAAAATTAGTTGCAGAATGTAAGAATTTAGTTCAGAAATACCATACGAAATGGGTAGAAGTTGACAAATTAATTGGAATGTCATTTAACCAAGATAAAGCATACTGGACGTACAAAGATGAATTTATTGAAAAAGAATGGCAATTAATGAAAAAAGCATTTGAGAATGGAATAATGACTGAAGGTTTTAGAGTTGTTGCATACTGTCCAAGCTGTCAAACATCATTAAGTCATTCAGAAGTTAATCAAGGATATGATATGGTGAAAGATCCATCATTATATTATAAAGTAAAACTTGCCGAAGAAGAAAAATTTTTGATTGTATGGACTACAATGCCATTTACACTTGTAACAGATGCAATGGTAGGGGTTAATCCAAAAGAGGAATATGTTGAAGTGTTAGTAGAAGATGAAACATGGGTTGTAGGAAAAACACGCTTAGAAGAATTTATGACAGAAGTCAAAATTGAGGAATATGAAATTAAAAGAACATTTTTGGGAAGTGAAATGGAAGGTAAAAAATACATACATCCATTATTAGATGAAATACCAAAACTTGCAGAAATTTCAAAACAAGATAATTATCATGTAACGGTTGCAGAAAATTTTGTAGATGTTAATGCAGGTAGTGGGCTAGTTCATTTATCGCCGGCAAATGGTGAAGAAGACAATAATATTGCAATGAAACGCAAAGTTACAGTTTTCTGTCCAATTGATGATGAAGTAAAATTTACAGAAGATGCAGGAAAATATGCAGGATTATTTGTTAGAGATGCAGATGAAAAATTAGTTCAATCGGTAAAAGATAGAAATGCACTAGTAAAAATTGGTAAAATTAAGCACAAATATCCATTATGCTGGCGTTGCAATCATGGTTTAGTATGGCTTGCACGTAGAGAATATTTTTACATGCTTGACAAACTTGGCGATAAAGCAATCAAAGCAGCTGAAGATGTAGAATACTTTTTTGATCAACCAAAAAATAGATTTTTAGAAATTATTAAAGAAAAACATCCATGGTGTATTTCACGAGAAAGATATTGGGGATGTCCAATTCCAGTTTGGAAATGTAATGATTGTGAAAACACAGAGCAATTATTCTCAAGAAAAGAAATTGTTGAATCTGCAATTGAGTTACCAGACGGAGAAAATTTTGAATTACATAGACCGTGGATTGATAAAATCAAGGTCAAATGCAAAGAGTGTAGCGGATTAATGCAAAGAGAAGAATTTGTGCTTGATACATGGCATAATAGTGGTGCTGCACCAATAGCATCATTAGATGAAGCTACATACAAAGAAAAAATTCCAGCACCGTTCTTTACAGAAGGTATCGATCAAACAAGAGGATGGGCATATACACTTTTGATTGAAAATGTAATTTACAATAACGCATCAGTTTCACCATACAAATCATTTCTGTTTCAAGGACATGTATTAGATGAAAACGGAAACAAGATGAGTAAGAGTAAAGGAAATGTACTTGAGGCAAAAGAGCTTTTAGAAAAATATCCAGTAGATCTTGTTCGGTTTTATTTTATGTGGAAAGCAAGTCCGATTGAACCATTAAACTTTAGCACTAAAGAATTAATGTCAAGACCTTATCAAGTCATAAGTACATTATATCATTTACATACATTTTACAAACAAAACAGCGAGTATGATAAATTCAATGTAGAAGAATCAACTATTGAATGGGCAAAGAAAGAGAATTCACTAACACCTCCAGATGTATGGTTGTTATCAAAACTTCAAAGAATGATCGAAAGAACTACTGAAACAAATGACTCATGTCGATTTCATGAATCTGCAAAATCAATTGAAGACTTTTTGATAAATTCTCTAAGCCAAATTTACATTCCAATAATTAAATCAGAATTGTGGGATGAAGATGATTCAAAAAAGAATAGACGCTTTACAATCTATGCAATTCTTGCTAAAACTTTGAAAACAATCAACATATTGATTCATCCATTTGCACCATTTACATCACAATATCTGTACAAATCCATGTTTTCCGAGAAAGAAAATATTTTACTTGAATCATGGCCAAAGGTGGATTCATCATTAATTGATGAAAAAGTTGAAACATCATTTGATTTACTCAAAGAAACAGTTTCAGTAACATCTGCTGCAAGAATGAAAGGCAAGCTAAAACGAAGATGGCCATTAAACCAAGCTATGATTTGTTTAAACAAAGGAGAAAAACAAGTTTTAGAATCATTATCAGAACTTGTAAAGTCACAAATGAATATACAAAATTATGAAATTTTTGAGATTGATAATTCTGAAGGTATGGAACAATATCTAGAATTAAAAGAAAAAGGCTTGCCAGTTGTGCCTAAAATAGAGTTAGAGAGAAGCGCAATAGGACCTAAAGCTAAACAAGACATGGGAAAATTATTGAAAATGTTTTCAGAAACAGATCCAGAATTAATAATCAAGGAATTAAATGCAAATGGTAAATACACATTCCAAATTGGAGAAAATTCAGTTGTATTAGATAAAGAAGATTTCATTGTAGATTTTGAAGTTAATGAAAAATATCAGTTTGCAAAAAGACAGAATCTAATTGTTATAATTTCATTAGAAAGAGACAACGAAATGATGTCAAAAGGATTGATTAAAGATTTGGCAAGAAGAATTCAAACCTTAAGAAAAGAGAAAGGATTCAATCCTACAGATATTTTGGAAAGAGCATCAATTTTAGAATTAGACGAAGAGTCGTTAAATTTGATTAAAGATAAGACAGAAGATATTGCATTTTTAGTTAGGGTCAAAAATGTAGATTTTACAGAATCATGCAAAAACTACAAAGATGACGATATTGACGGGCTAAAAATAAGGATCGCAGTCGAGTAG
- a CDS encoding succinate--CoA ligase subunit beta, producing MRLLEYQAKELFKEFGIRTPPSISSKDIEKGRKDAKELGYPFVIKVQVPVGGRGKAGGIQKCSSDDEFELKYPQLLNMSIKGEKTRAILLEKMADIEKELYLSLFLNRSKRCYTIIASSEGGVEIESVKNQTIREVGLGDVDAQTAKEVANEIGLKDSQEEQFVEMLQKLSKLTIEKEAELAEINPLAILKDGTLMALDGKVMTDDNSNFRHEELQQYQEKSALEEQAEKSGFSLVELDGNIAVIGNGAGLVMSTFDLVTDNGGKPATFLDVGGGATTESVYEALTLISKMSRVKGILVNLYGGIVKTTTVAEAFIQAYNNNLIDLPVFARLMGTESDKAKEMLKDTKTKMFDSIEEAINGVVMETNK from the coding sequence ATGCGTCTTTTAGAATACCAAGCAAAAGAGCTTTTCAAGGAATTCGGGATAAGAACTCCACCTAGTATTTCATCAAAAGACATTGAAAAAGGAAGAAAAGATGCTAAAGAATTAGGATATCCATTTGTCATAAAAGTTCAGGTTCCGGTAGGAGGAAGAGGAAAAGCAGGCGGAATTCAGAAATGTAGCAGTGATGACGAATTTGAACTCAAATATCCTCAATTACTAAACATGTCCATAAAAGGAGAGAAAACTCGTGCCATCCTACTTGAAAAAATGGCAGATATTGAAAAAGAGCTGTACTTGTCATTGTTTTTGAATAGAAGTAAAAGATGCTACACAATCATAGCCTCATCAGAAGGAGGAGTAGAAATAGAATCAGTAAAGAATCAAACTATCCGCGAAGTTGGACTCGGAGATGTTGATGCACAAACGGCAAAAGAAGTTGCAAATGAAATTGGACTAAAAGATTCACAAGAAGAACAATTTGTAGAAATGTTACAAAAATTATCAAAATTAACTATTGAAAAAGAAGCAGAGTTGGCAGAAATCAATCCACTTGCAATTCTAAAAGATGGTACACTAATGGCACTTGATGGAAAAGTGATGACTGACGATAATTCAAACTTTAGACATGAAGAATTACAACAATATCAAGAAAAATCAGCTTTAGAAGAGCAGGCAGAGAAAAGTGGATTTTCACTTGTAGAGCTAGATGGAAATATTGCAGTTATAGGAAACGGTGCAGGATTAGTAATGTCAACGTTTGATCTTGTTACAGATAATGGTGGAAAACCTGCAACATTTCTAGATGTTGGAGGAGGAGCTACAACTGAATCAGTGTATGAAGCATTAACTTTGATTAGTAAGATGAGTAGAGTTAAAGGAATTCTAGTTAATCTCTACGGAGGAATTGTAAAAACAACAACAGTTGCAGAAGCTTTCATTCAAGCATACAATAATAATTTAATTGATCTTCCTGTCTTTGCAAGATTAATGGGAACAGAATCAGACAAAGCAAAAGAAATGCTAAAAGATACAAAAACAAAAATGTTTGATTCCATTGAAGAGGCAATAAACGGAGTAGTAATGGAGACAAACAAATGA
- the sucD gene encoding succinate--CoA ligase subunit alpha → MTDIYEILRGKKDADGNYEKKPVIVQGITGKYGSTHAKLMLEYGTNIVAGVTPGKGGQKFEDKIPVYDTVKEAVDATGAEISIVFVPAKFFLDAAKDALNSGIKLLVAIPEHVPIRDAMEVIEIAKQKDAIMIGPNTPGVIVPGLIKVGIMPASPFSSGKVAVLSKSGTLLYEISNNLTSAGFGQNITIGIGGDPVNGTRMIDAFDMVKDDPELEAMVVVGEIGGDSEEILAQHIIDIGFKKPIVGYIAGRQAPKEKRMGHAGAIVMGTYGSAESKISMFAKANIPVAKRPGEVAVLLAGKMNS, encoded by the coding sequence ATGACAGACATTTATGAAATTCTTCGTGGTAAAAAAGATGCTGACGGTAATTATGAAAAGAAACCAGTTATTGTACAAGGAATCACAGGCAAGTATGGTTCAACTCATGCCAAACTAATGTTAGAGTATGGAACAAACATTGTAGCAGGAGTTACACCTGGAAAAGGAGGACAAAAATTTGAAGATAAAATTCCAGTTTATGATACAGTAAAAGAAGCAGTTGATGCAACAGGAGCAGAGATATCAATAGTATTTGTTCCAGCAAAATTCTTCTTAGATGCAGCCAAAGATGCATTAAATTCAGGAATAAAATTGCTAGTTGCCATTCCAGAACATGTTCCTATTAGAGATGCAATGGAGGTAATTGAGATAGCAAAACAAAAAGATGCAATAATGATTGGACCAAATACTCCAGGTGTTATAGTGCCAGGATTGATCAAAGTAGGAATTATGCCTGCAAGCCCATTTTCATCAGGAAAAGTTGCAGTATTATCAAAAAGTGGTACATTACTTTATGAAATTTCAAATAATCTAACTAGCGCAGGTTTTGGTCAGAATATCACAATAGGCATTGGAGGAGACCCAGTTAATGGAACACGTATGATTGATGCCTTTGATATGGTAAAAGATGACCCAGAATTGGAAGCAATGGTAGTGGTAGGAGAAATCGGAGGAGATTCTGAAGAAATTTTAGCCCAGCACATCATAGATATCGGATTTAAGAAACCAATTGTTGGATATATCGCAGGACGACAGGCACCAAAAGAAAAACGCATGGGACATGCAGGCGCCATAGTCATGGGAACATACGGCTCAGCCGAATCAAAAATATCCATGTTTGCAAAGGCAAACATTCCTGTTGCAAAAAGACCAGGCGAAGTAGCAGTACTATTAGCCGGAAAAATGAATAGCTAA
- a CDS encoding 50S ribosomal protein L40e produces the protein MPVADPLKKQIAQKARLHMKICISCGARLDMSATRCRKCRSTQLRLKNRALGIKK, from the coding sequence ATGCCAGTTGCAGATCCCCTAAAAAAACAGATTGCACAAAAAGCAAGACTTCATATGAAAATCTGTATTTCATGTGGTGCAAGATTAGATATGAGCGCTACAAGATGTAGAAAATGTCGAAGTACTCAACTAAGATTGAAAAATAGAGCACTGGGAATTAAAAAGTAG
- a CDS encoding J domain-containing protein, whose protein sequence is MVKSNYEILGITEGASRNEIRSAFRNLALTHHADRGGQDEEFIIIKQAFEDLKVGKKFPDSLDEKKKKSKFFWGTDEEERLRQNTLLSNDVAREVKVAQEWIDALNRTDTTGIRLFGSNELGQIEIERKPTGALSIKGKFWAGKITHPNHVFMWGSMTSPYFLEDDDSKTLIHLTQGTFKLMEPLENGYNIENGSHIIVDNGDIVCGHVKGIRQQVPHPTGRVGMSITKEHFTKLEAPKGKIIAGDVRETVSLDAQEVLALNLIDNVIVKGKKISVFGPKVSYDVFFELKEGGMIRFYDKGSGFDISDDAILKLENGKEFFLDDLKTRKLIGFGGRDMTYEFLDGLEESSGVIPSNWASKLSGLFKKN, encoded by the coding sequence ATGGTAAAAAGTAATTATGAGATTTTAGGTATAACTGAGGGTGCATCAAGAAATGAAATTCGTAGTGCATTTAGAAATCTTGCACTAACTCATCATGCTGATAGAGGTGGTCAGGATGAAGAATTTATCATAATTAAACAGGCATTTGAGGATCTCAAAGTTGGAAAAAAGTTTCCTGACTCATTAGATGAAAAAAAGAAAAAGTCAAAATTTTTCTGGGGTACAGACGAAGAAGAGCGTCTTCGTCAAAATACGTTATTGTCCAATGATGTTGCAAGGGAAGTTAAAGTTGCACAAGAATGGATTGATGCACTAAACAGAACTGATACTACAGGAATCAGATTGTTTGGTTCAAATGAATTAGGGCAAATAGAAATTGAAAGAAAACCAACTGGTGCTCTATCAATAAAAGGAAAATTTTGGGCTGGAAAAATAACTCACCCAAATCATGTATTCATGTGGGGCAGTATGACAAGTCCGTACTTTTTAGAAGATGATGATTCTAAAACTTTGATTCATTTAACACAAGGAACCTTCAAACTAATGGAGCCATTAGAAAATGGCTATAATATTGAGAATGGCTCTCACATTATTGTAGATAATGGTGATATTGTATGTGGTCATGTCAAAGGAATACGACAGCAGGTGCCACATCCAACAGGTCGTGTTGGCATGTCAATAACAAAAGAACATTTTACAAAATTAGAGGCTCCAAAAGGAAAAATTATTGCAGGTGATGTTAGAGAAACTGTTTCTTTAGATGCTCAAGAGGTTTTAGCACTTAATCTAATTGATAATGTAATTGTAAAGGGTAAGAAAATTTCTGTTTTTGGTCCTAAGGTTAGTTATGATGTATTTTTTGAACTAAAGGAAGGTGGTATGATCCGCTTCTATGATAAAGGTTCAGGATTTGATATTAGTGATGATGCAATACTCAAACTTGAAAATGGGAAAGAATTCTTCTTAGATGATTTGAAAACTAGAAAGTTAATTGGATTTGGTGGAAGAGATATGACATATGAATTTCTAGATGGTTTAGAAGAGAGTAGTGGTGTAATCCCATCTAATTGGGCATCAAAACTGTCTGGATTGTTTAAGAAAAATTAA
- a CDS encoding NRAMP family divalent metal transporter, with the protein MSDLLYRYRKTFGPGILFACTAIGVSHLVQSTRAGAEFGFMILGFVILANVLKYPFFEHGSRYANVTGTSIIDGYEKLGRKFLILYLGITLGSMFFVTAAVGFVTAGFFENLFQIDFLGIWTMVLLFAICGVILCIGKFGTLDGIIKVIGFVLIISTVTAFVLALINGPVEPNENFLPRDLWNDSGIFFLIALMGWMPTAIDLSSWNSLWTIARIKQTGFRPKLKETLTEFRIGYLVTSLMAIFFLGLGTLVFFGSGESLPNNNSMFAHKIVTMFADTIGQWSYIIIAASAFSVMFGTILAVFDGYSRSFQKIIQLLQKKESDDSRKSYVAIVCILAIGSILIIMQFGDKLKELVDFATTLSFLVAPIIAVLNHKLVIGKFLPKDTQPSVWIKGLSMCGIVFLTGFALFFIYTKFF; encoded by the coding sequence ATGTCTGATCTTCTGTATCGGTATCGGAAAACATTCGGTCCTGGAATTTTATTTGCATGTACAGCAATAGGGGTCTCACATCTTGTACAGTCCACACGAGCGGGTGCAGAATTTGGTTTCATGATTCTTGGTTTTGTTATACTTGCAAATGTTCTAAAATACCCCTTCTTTGAACATGGTTCACGTTATGCAAATGTAACTGGCACAAGTATAATTGATGGATATGAAAAACTTGGAAGAAAATTCCTGATTTTATATCTGGGAATTACTTTAGGCTCTATGTTTTTTGTTACAGCTGCTGTAGGTTTTGTTACAGCAGGATTTTTTGAAAATCTTTTTCAGATTGATTTTCTTGGAATATGGACTATGGTTCTACTGTTTGCAATATGTGGAGTCATTTTATGTATTGGAAAATTTGGAACTCTGGATGGAATTATCAAAGTAATTGGTTTTGTTCTGATAATTTCAACAGTTACTGCATTTGTTTTAGCTTTGATTAATGGACCGGTAGAGCCAAATGAGAATTTTCTTCCTCGTGATTTATGGAATGATTCTGGAATTTTCTTTTTAATTGCTTTAATGGGTTGGATGCCTACTGCCATAGATCTTTCAAGCTGGAATAGTTTATGGACAATTGCAAGAATTAAACAAACAGGGTTTAGACCAAAACTAAAAGAAACGCTTACTGAGTTTCGAATTGGTTACCTTGTTACCTCTCTAATGGCTATCTTCTTTTTGGGCTTGGGTACGTTGGTATTTTTTGGTTCAGGAGAATCGCTGCCCAATAACAATTCTATGTTTGCCCATAAAATAGTCACAATGTTTGCCGATACTATAGGTCAATGGAGCTATATCATAATCGCAGCATCTGCATTTAGTGTGATGTTTGGAACTATACTTGCAGTTTTTGATGGGTATTCCCGTTCATTTCAGAAAATCATACAATTATTACAAAAAAAGGAATCTGATGATTCGAGAAAATCATATGTTGCAATTGTTTGCATCCTTGCAATTGGTTCTATTCTAATCATTATGCAGTTTGGCGATAAGCTAAAGGAGTTAGTTGACTTTGCAACTACTTTGTCATTTCTTGTCGCACCGATAATTGCGGTATTGAATCATAAACTGGTAATTGGTAAGTTTCTTCCTAAAGACACTCAACCTTCTGTATGGATTAAGGGGCTCAGTATGTGTGGTATTGTATTTTTAACAGGTTTTGCACTATTTTTCATATATACAAAATTTTTCTAG
- a CDS encoding acyl-CoA thioesterase codes for MEKTPDDSKAEVIIRMFPSDANPAGNVFGGAILKHIDMVAGIVAQRFSQTNAVTVSMDKISFLKPVFVGNVLFVKARVNYVQKSSMEIEVNVEAEDIAKGTRVHTGNAYVTFVALDDNGKPTTVPTLRIDNPEDQKRFDEGKLRMERRLKERKK; via the coding sequence ATGGAAAAAACTCCTGATGATTCAAAAGCCGAAGTAATTATACGAATGTTTCCTTCAGATGCAAATCCGGCTGGAAACGTCTTTGGTGGTGCAATTTTAAAACACATTGATATGGTTGCAGGAATTGTCGCACAAAGGTTCAGTCAAACAAATGCAGTTACTGTCAGTATGGATAAGATTAGTTTCTTAAAGCCTGTTTTTGTTGGAAATGTTTTGTTTGTAAAGGCACGAGTAAACTATGTCCAAAAATCATCAATGGAGATTGAGGTAAATGTTGAAGCAGAAGATATTGCAAAGGGAACACGTGTTCATACAGGAAATGCATACGTTACTTTTGTCGCATTAGATGATAATGGTAAGCCTACTACGGTTCCAACATTGCGTATTGATAACCCTGAGGATCAAAAACGCTTTGATGAAGGTAAATTAAGAATGGAACGTAGGTTAAAAGAACGCAAAAAATAA
- a CDS encoding DUF427 domain-containing protein — translation MKAVWNDAVIAESDDTVVVEGNHYFPSNSIKNEYFHKTETSTSCPWKGVASYYSVTVNGKTNTDCAWYYPVPSKEAEKIKDRVAFWNGVQVI, via the coding sequence ATGAAAGCAGTTTGGAATGACGCTGTTATTGCTGAAAGTGATGACACTGTAGTAGTTGAAGGTAACCACTATTTCCCTTCCAATTCAATAAAAAACGAATATTTTCACAAGACTGAAACAAGTACTTCTTGTCCTTGGAAAGGTGTGGCAAGTTACTATTCTGTTACGGTGAATGGAAAAACAAACACAGACTGTGCTTGGTATTATCCTGTACCAAGCAAGGAAGCAGAAAAGATCAAAGATAGAGTTGCCTTTTGGAATGGCGTTCAAGTAATCTAA